The Vespa velutina chromosome 4, iVesVel2.1, whole genome shotgun sequence genome has a window encoding:
- the LOC124948536 gene encoding ankyrin repeat domain-containing protein 13C isoform X6 gives MEERRPSLIAALHQMGDFYMELKWDFQSWVPLLSRVLPSDICRIYKSGASIRMDTTLVDFNDMRWERGDISFIFNGDKKPGKSLTILDNKAKLYQRLRYEETEVEIENEVDILMSSDIMATQMSTKGITFTRAQTGWIFREDKREMVGPFTADFYQINGMVLESRKRREHLSEEDLQKNKAIMESLTKGNSQGFANDEPPMRRASLNPPPESNITWEEYKLAPSGQCPLLGRNMVYKESSKPFKATVAMSPDFPLTVDMLLNVLEVVAPFKHFNKLRQFVLMKLPPGFPVKIDIPILPTVTAKITFQEFSFRDDVDPELFQVPSDYFKDPMSGTICFFMHFKQMPQPDDIMFTLKSALKKFSERIILRTITPTERERRREREREREKKEKQKKRKTKNKKIKK, from the exons ATGGAGGAAAGAAGGCCGAGTTTAATTGCTGCTTTACACCAAATGGGTGATTTTTATATGGAGTTAAAATGGGACTTTCAAAGTTGGG tgCCTCTACTATCAAGAGTATTACCATCGGATATATGTAGGATATATAAAAGTGGAGCGTCAATTAGAATGGATACTACTCTTGTAGACTTTAATGATATGAGATGGGAAAGAGGTGacatatcgtttatttttaatggagATAAAAAGCCTGGCAAATCTTTGACTATCCTTGACAATAAGGCTAAACTTTATCAACGTTTGAGATATGAg gaaacagaggttgaaattgaaaatgaagtTGATATCCTTATGTCTAGTGATATAATGGCAACGCAAATGTCGACCAAAGGTATAACATTTACTAGAGCCCAAACCGGATGGATTTTTAGAGAGGATAAAAGG gAAATGGTAGGACCTTTTACAGCAGACTTTTATCAAATTAACGGTATGGTATtagaaagtagaaagagacGGGAACATTTGAGCGAAGAAGATTTGCAAAAGAACAAAGCTATAATGGAATCCCTTACAAAAGGAAATTCGCAAGGGTTTGCAAACGAcgaa CCTCCTATGAGAAGAGCATCTTTAAATCCACCCCCAGAGTCGAATATTACATGGGAAGAATATAAACTTGCACCTTCAGGACAATGTCCTCTTTTAGGAAGAAATATGGTTTATAAAGAAAGTAGTAAGCCCTTCAAAGCAACTGTTGCTATGAGCCCAGATTTTCCATTAACAGTAGACATGCTACTCAATGTTTTGGAAGTTGTAGCACCATTTAAGCATTTTAACAAATTGAGACAATTTGTTCTAATGAAATTACCTCCCGGTTTCCCTGTGAAGATCGATATACCTATTTTACCTACCGTTACGGCAAAAATAACTTTTCAAGAGTTTTCCTTTCGTGACGATGTTGATCCAGAATTATTTCAAGTACCGTCGGATTACTTTAAAGATCCTATGAG TGGGACCATATGCTTTTTTATGCATTTTAAACAAATGCCGCAACCAGATGATATAATGTTTACTTTGAAGTCGgccttaaaaaaattttccgaGCGAATAATACTTCGTACAATTACGcctacagaaagagagagacggagagagagagagagagagagagaaaaaaaagaaaaacaaaaaaaaagaaaaacaaaaaataagaaaataaaaaaataa
- the LOC124948536 gene encoding ankyrin repeat domain-containing protein 13C isoform X2, whose product MADNTESEQYPLHKCIFQGDIKTLSSLIRTHDLSQKDKQGNTPLHLAVMLGRKECVLLLLAHGAPVKVKNLAGWSPLAEAISYGDRQTISSLVRKLKQQAREQMEERRPSLIAALHQMGDFYMELKWDFQSWVPLLSRVLPSDICRIYKSGASIRMDTTLVDFNDMRWERGDISFIFNGDKKPGKSLTILDNKAKLYQRLRYEETEVEIENEVDILMSSDIMATQMSTKGITFTRAQTGWIFREDKREMVGPFTADFYQINGMVLESRKRREHLSEEDLQKNKAIMESLTKGNSQGFANDEPPMRRASLNPPPESNITWEEYKLAPSGQCPLLGRNMVYKESSKPFKATVAMSPDFPLTVDMLLNVLEVVAPFKHFNKLRQFVLMKLPPGFPVKIDIPILPTVTAKITFQEFSFRDDVDPELFQVPSDYFKDPMSGTICFFMHFKQMPQPDDIMFTLKSALKKFSERIILRTITPTERERRREREREREKKEKQKKRKTKNKKIKK is encoded by the exons ATGGCTGACAACACTGAAAGTGAACAGTATCCTCTTCATAAATGCATCTTTCAAGGGGATATAAAAACCTTAAGTTCATTGATTAGGACACATGATCTCAGCCAAAAAGATAAACAAG GAAATACACCTCTGCATTTAGCTGTGATGTTAGGAAGAAAAg AATGTGTTCTGTTATTACTCGCCCATGGTGCACCTGTTAAGGTAAAAAATTTAGCTGGATGGAGTCCACTAGCCGAAGCGATTAGTTATGGTGACAGGCAAACTA tatcaTCTTtagtaagaaaattaaaacaacAAGCAAGAGAACAAATGGAGGAAAGAAGGCCGAGTTTAATTGCTGCTTTACACCAAATGGGTGATTTTTATATGGAGTTAAAATGGGACTTTCAAAGTTGGG tgCCTCTACTATCAAGAGTATTACCATCGGATATATGTAGGATATATAAAAGTGGAGCGTCAATTAGAATGGATACTACTCTTGTAGACTTTAATGATATGAGATGGGAAAGAGGTGacatatcgtttatttttaatggagATAAAAAGCCTGGCAAATCTTTGACTATCCTTGACAATAAGGCTAAACTTTATCAACGTTTGAGATATGAg gaaacagaggttgaaattgaaaatgaagtTGATATCCTTATGTCTAGTGATATAATGGCAACGCAAATGTCGACCAAAGGTATAACATTTACTAGAGCCCAAACCGGATGGATTTTTAGAGAGGATAAAAGG gAAATGGTAGGACCTTTTACAGCAGACTTTTATCAAATTAACGGTATGGTATtagaaagtagaaagagacGGGAACATTTGAGCGAAGAAGATTTGCAAAAGAACAAAGCTATAATGGAATCCCTTACAAAAGGAAATTCGCAAGGGTTTGCAAACGAcgaa CCTCCTATGAGAAGAGCATCTTTAAATCCACCCCCAGAGTCGAATATTACATGGGAAGAATATAAACTTGCACCTTCAGGACAATGTCCTCTTTTAGGAAGAAATATGGTTTATAAAGAAAGTAGTAAGCCCTTCAAAGCAACTGTTGCTATGAGCCCAGATTTTCCATTAACAGTAGACATGCTACTCAATGTTTTGGAAGTTGTAGCACCATTTAAGCATTTTAACAAATTGAGACAATTTGTTCTAATGAAATTACCTCCCGGTTTCCCTGTGAAGATCGATATACCTATTTTACCTACCGTTACGGCAAAAATAACTTTTCAAGAGTTTTCCTTTCGTGACGATGTTGATCCAGAATTATTTCAAGTACCGTCGGATTACTTTAAAGATCCTATGAG TGGGACCATATGCTTTTTTATGCATTTTAAACAAATGCCGCAACCAGATGATATAATGTTTACTTTGAAGTCGgccttaaaaaaattttccgaGCGAATAATACTTCGTACAATTACGcctacagaaagagagagacggagagagagagagagagagagagaaaaaaaagaaaaacaaaaaaaaagaaaaacaaaaaataagaaaataaaaaaataa
- the LOC124948536 gene encoding ankyrin repeat domain-containing protein 13C isoform X1, which produces MVLDNMICFKTQATMADNTESEQYPLHKCIFQGDIKTLSSLIRTHDLSQKDKQGNTPLHLAVMLGRKECVLLLLAHGAPVKVKNLAGWSPLAEAISYGDRQTISSLVRKLKQQAREQMEERRPSLIAALHQMGDFYMELKWDFQSWVPLLSRVLPSDICRIYKSGASIRMDTTLVDFNDMRWERGDISFIFNGDKKPGKSLTILDNKAKLYQRLRYEETEVEIENEVDILMSSDIMATQMSTKGITFTRAQTGWIFREDKREMVGPFTADFYQINGMVLESRKRREHLSEEDLQKNKAIMESLTKGNSQGFANDEPPMRRASLNPPPESNITWEEYKLAPSGQCPLLGRNMVYKESSKPFKATVAMSPDFPLTVDMLLNVLEVVAPFKHFNKLRQFVLMKLPPGFPVKIDIPILPTVTAKITFQEFSFRDDVDPELFQVPSDYFKDPMSGTICFFMHFKQMPQPDDIMFTLKSALKKFSERIILRTITPTERERRREREREREKKEKQKKRKTKNKKIKK; this is translated from the exons atggTTTTGGATAATATGATTTGTTTTAAA ACACAAGCTACAATGGCTGACAACACTGAAAGTGAACAGTATCCTCTTCATAAATGCATCTTTCAAGGGGATATAAAAACCTTAAGTTCATTGATTAGGACACATGATCTCAGCCAAAAAGATAAACAAG GAAATACACCTCTGCATTTAGCTGTGATGTTAGGAAGAAAAg AATGTGTTCTGTTATTACTCGCCCATGGTGCACCTGTTAAGGTAAAAAATTTAGCTGGATGGAGTCCACTAGCCGAAGCGATTAGTTATGGTGACAGGCAAACTA tatcaTCTTtagtaagaaaattaaaacaacAAGCAAGAGAACAAATGGAGGAAAGAAGGCCGAGTTTAATTGCTGCTTTACACCAAATGGGTGATTTTTATATGGAGTTAAAATGGGACTTTCAAAGTTGGG tgCCTCTACTATCAAGAGTATTACCATCGGATATATGTAGGATATATAAAAGTGGAGCGTCAATTAGAATGGATACTACTCTTGTAGACTTTAATGATATGAGATGGGAAAGAGGTGacatatcgtttatttttaatggagATAAAAAGCCTGGCAAATCTTTGACTATCCTTGACAATAAGGCTAAACTTTATCAACGTTTGAGATATGAg gaaacagaggttgaaattgaaaatgaagtTGATATCCTTATGTCTAGTGATATAATGGCAACGCAAATGTCGACCAAAGGTATAACATTTACTAGAGCCCAAACCGGATGGATTTTTAGAGAGGATAAAAGG gAAATGGTAGGACCTTTTACAGCAGACTTTTATCAAATTAACGGTATGGTATtagaaagtagaaagagacGGGAACATTTGAGCGAAGAAGATTTGCAAAAGAACAAAGCTATAATGGAATCCCTTACAAAAGGAAATTCGCAAGGGTTTGCAAACGAcgaa CCTCCTATGAGAAGAGCATCTTTAAATCCACCCCCAGAGTCGAATATTACATGGGAAGAATATAAACTTGCACCTTCAGGACAATGTCCTCTTTTAGGAAGAAATATGGTTTATAAAGAAAGTAGTAAGCCCTTCAAAGCAACTGTTGCTATGAGCCCAGATTTTCCATTAACAGTAGACATGCTACTCAATGTTTTGGAAGTTGTAGCACCATTTAAGCATTTTAACAAATTGAGACAATTTGTTCTAATGAAATTACCTCCCGGTTTCCCTGTGAAGATCGATATACCTATTTTACCTACCGTTACGGCAAAAATAACTTTTCAAGAGTTTTCCTTTCGTGACGATGTTGATCCAGAATTATTTCAAGTACCGTCGGATTACTTTAAAGATCCTATGAG TGGGACCATATGCTTTTTTATGCATTTTAAACAAATGCCGCAACCAGATGATATAATGTTTACTTTGAAGTCGgccttaaaaaaattttccgaGCGAATAATACTTCGTACAATTACGcctacagaaagagagagacggagagagagagagagagagagagaaaaaaaagaaaaacaaaaaaaaagaaaaacaaaaaataagaaaataaaaaaataa
- the LOC124948536 gene encoding ankyrin repeat domain-containing protein 13C isoform X3, which yields MQRINDVAECVLLLLAHGAPVKVKNLAGWSPLAEAISYGDRQTISSLVRKLKQQAREQMEERRPSLIAALHQMGDFYMELKWDFQSWVPLLSRVLPSDICRIYKSGASIRMDTTLVDFNDMRWERGDISFIFNGDKKPGKSLTILDNKAKLYQRLRYEETEVEIENEVDILMSSDIMATQMSTKGITFTRAQTGWIFREDKREMVGPFTADFYQINGMVLESRKRREHLSEEDLQKNKAIMESLTKGNSQGFANDEPPMRRASLNPPPESNITWEEYKLAPSGQCPLLGRNMVYKESSKPFKATVAMSPDFPLTVDMLLNVLEVVAPFKHFNKLRQFVLMKLPPGFPVKIDIPILPTVTAKITFQEFSFRDDVDPELFQVPSDYFKDPMSGTICFFMHFKQMPQPDDIMFTLKSALKKFSERIILRTITPTERERRREREREREKKEKQKKRKTKNKKIKK from the exons ATGCAAAGAATAAATGATGTTGCAGAATGTGTTCTGTTATTACTCGCCCATGGTGCACCTGTTAAGGTAAAAAATTTAGCTGGATGGAGTCCACTAGCCGAAGCGATTAGTTATGGTGACAGGCAAACTA tatcaTCTTtagtaagaaaattaaaacaacAAGCAAGAGAACAAATGGAGGAAAGAAGGCCGAGTTTAATTGCTGCTTTACACCAAATGGGTGATTTTTATATGGAGTTAAAATGGGACTTTCAAAGTTGGG tgCCTCTACTATCAAGAGTATTACCATCGGATATATGTAGGATATATAAAAGTGGAGCGTCAATTAGAATGGATACTACTCTTGTAGACTTTAATGATATGAGATGGGAAAGAGGTGacatatcgtttatttttaatggagATAAAAAGCCTGGCAAATCTTTGACTATCCTTGACAATAAGGCTAAACTTTATCAACGTTTGAGATATGAg gaaacagaggttgaaattgaaaatgaagtTGATATCCTTATGTCTAGTGATATAATGGCAACGCAAATGTCGACCAAAGGTATAACATTTACTAGAGCCCAAACCGGATGGATTTTTAGAGAGGATAAAAGG gAAATGGTAGGACCTTTTACAGCAGACTTTTATCAAATTAACGGTATGGTATtagaaagtagaaagagacGGGAACATTTGAGCGAAGAAGATTTGCAAAAGAACAAAGCTATAATGGAATCCCTTACAAAAGGAAATTCGCAAGGGTTTGCAAACGAcgaa CCTCCTATGAGAAGAGCATCTTTAAATCCACCCCCAGAGTCGAATATTACATGGGAAGAATATAAACTTGCACCTTCAGGACAATGTCCTCTTTTAGGAAGAAATATGGTTTATAAAGAAAGTAGTAAGCCCTTCAAAGCAACTGTTGCTATGAGCCCAGATTTTCCATTAACAGTAGACATGCTACTCAATGTTTTGGAAGTTGTAGCACCATTTAAGCATTTTAACAAATTGAGACAATTTGTTCTAATGAAATTACCTCCCGGTTTCCCTGTGAAGATCGATATACCTATTTTACCTACCGTTACGGCAAAAATAACTTTTCAAGAGTTTTCCTTTCGTGACGATGTTGATCCAGAATTATTTCAAGTACCGTCGGATTACTTTAAAGATCCTATGAG TGGGACCATATGCTTTTTTATGCATTTTAAACAAATGCCGCAACCAGATGATATAATGTTTACTTTGAAGTCGgccttaaaaaaattttccgaGCGAATAATACTTCGTACAATTACGcctacagaaagagagagacggagagagagagagagagagagagaaaaaaaagaaaaacaaaaaaaaagaaaaacaaaaaataagaaaataaaaaaataa
- the LOC124948536 gene encoding ankyrin repeat domain-containing protein 13C isoform X4: MVLDNMICFKTQATMADNTESEQYPLHKCIFQGDIKTLSSLIRTHDLSQKDKQGNTPLHLAVMLGRKECVLLLLAHGAPVKVKNLAGWSPLAEAISYGDRQTISSLVRKLKQQAREQMEERRPSLIAALHQMGDFYMELKWDFQSWVPLLSRVLPSDICRIYKSGASIRMDTTLVDFNDMRWERGDISFIFNGDKKPGKSLTILDNKAKLYQRLRYEETEVEIENEVDILMSSDIMATQMSTKGITFTRAQTGWIFREDKREMVGPFTADFYQINGMVLESRKRREHLSEEDLQKNKAIMESLTKGNSQGFANDEPPMRRASLNPPPESNITWEEYKLAPSGQCPLLGRNMVYKESSKPFKATVAMSPDFPLTVDMLLNVLEVVAPFKHFNKLRQFVLMKLPPGFPVKIDIPILPTVTAKITFQEFSFRDDVDPELFQVPSDYFKDPMRFDVR, translated from the exons atggTTTTGGATAATATGATTTGTTTTAAA ACACAAGCTACAATGGCTGACAACACTGAAAGTGAACAGTATCCTCTTCATAAATGCATCTTTCAAGGGGATATAAAAACCTTAAGTTCATTGATTAGGACACATGATCTCAGCCAAAAAGATAAACAAG GAAATACACCTCTGCATTTAGCTGTGATGTTAGGAAGAAAAg AATGTGTTCTGTTATTACTCGCCCATGGTGCACCTGTTAAGGTAAAAAATTTAGCTGGATGGAGTCCACTAGCCGAAGCGATTAGTTATGGTGACAGGCAAACTA tatcaTCTTtagtaagaaaattaaaacaacAAGCAAGAGAACAAATGGAGGAAAGAAGGCCGAGTTTAATTGCTGCTTTACACCAAATGGGTGATTTTTATATGGAGTTAAAATGGGACTTTCAAAGTTGGG tgCCTCTACTATCAAGAGTATTACCATCGGATATATGTAGGATATATAAAAGTGGAGCGTCAATTAGAATGGATACTACTCTTGTAGACTTTAATGATATGAGATGGGAAAGAGGTGacatatcgtttatttttaatggagATAAAAAGCCTGGCAAATCTTTGACTATCCTTGACAATAAGGCTAAACTTTATCAACGTTTGAGATATGAg gaaacagaggttgaaattgaaaatgaagtTGATATCCTTATGTCTAGTGATATAATGGCAACGCAAATGTCGACCAAAGGTATAACATTTACTAGAGCCCAAACCGGATGGATTTTTAGAGAGGATAAAAGG gAAATGGTAGGACCTTTTACAGCAGACTTTTATCAAATTAACGGTATGGTATtagaaagtagaaagagacGGGAACATTTGAGCGAAGAAGATTTGCAAAAGAACAAAGCTATAATGGAATCCCTTACAAAAGGAAATTCGCAAGGGTTTGCAAACGAcgaa CCTCCTATGAGAAGAGCATCTTTAAATCCACCCCCAGAGTCGAATATTACATGGGAAGAATATAAACTTGCACCTTCAGGACAATGTCCTCTTTTAGGAAGAAATATGGTTTATAAAGAAAGTAGTAAGCCCTTCAAAGCAACTGTTGCTATGAGCCCAGATTTTCCATTAACAGTAGACATGCTACTCAATGTTTTGGAAGTTGTAGCACCATTTAAGCATTTTAACAAATTGAGACAATTTGTTCTAATGAAATTACCTCCCGGTTTCCCTGTGAAGATCGATATACCTATTTTACCTACCGTTACGGCAAAAATAACTTTTCAAGAGTTTTCCTTTCGTGACGATGTTGATCCAGAATTATTTCAAGTACCGTCGGATTACTTTAAAGATCCTATGAG GTTTGACGTAAGATAA
- the LOC124948536 gene encoding ankyrin repeat domain-containing protein 13C isoform X5 has protein sequence MVLDNMICFKTQATMADNTESEQYPLHKCIFQGDIKTLSSLIRTHDLSQKDKQGNTPLHLAVMLGRKECVLLLLAHGAPVKVKNLAGWSPLAEAISYGDRQTISSLVRKLKQQAREQMEERRPSLIAALHQMGDFYMELKWDFQSWVPLLSRVLPSDICRIYKSGASIRMDTTLVDFNDMRWERGDISFIFNGDKKPGKSLTILDNKAKLYQRLRYEETEVEIENEVDILMSSDIMATQMSTKGITFTRAQTGWIFREDKREMVGPFTADFYQINGMVLESRKRREHLSEEDLQKNKAIMESLTKGNSQGFANDEPPMRRASLNPPPESNITWEEYKLAPSGQCPLLGRNMVYKESSKPFKATVAMSPDFPLTVDMLLNVLEVVAPFKHFNKLRQFVLMKLPPGFPVKIDIPILPTVTAKITFQEFSFRDDVDPELFQVPSDYFKDPMSNESD, from the exons atggTTTTGGATAATATGATTTGTTTTAAA ACACAAGCTACAATGGCTGACAACACTGAAAGTGAACAGTATCCTCTTCATAAATGCATCTTTCAAGGGGATATAAAAACCTTAAGTTCATTGATTAGGACACATGATCTCAGCCAAAAAGATAAACAAG GAAATACACCTCTGCATTTAGCTGTGATGTTAGGAAGAAAAg AATGTGTTCTGTTATTACTCGCCCATGGTGCACCTGTTAAGGTAAAAAATTTAGCTGGATGGAGTCCACTAGCCGAAGCGATTAGTTATGGTGACAGGCAAACTA tatcaTCTTtagtaagaaaattaaaacaacAAGCAAGAGAACAAATGGAGGAAAGAAGGCCGAGTTTAATTGCTGCTTTACACCAAATGGGTGATTTTTATATGGAGTTAAAATGGGACTTTCAAAGTTGGG tgCCTCTACTATCAAGAGTATTACCATCGGATATATGTAGGATATATAAAAGTGGAGCGTCAATTAGAATGGATACTACTCTTGTAGACTTTAATGATATGAGATGGGAAAGAGGTGacatatcgtttatttttaatggagATAAAAAGCCTGGCAAATCTTTGACTATCCTTGACAATAAGGCTAAACTTTATCAACGTTTGAGATATGAg gaaacagaggttgaaattgaaaatgaagtTGATATCCTTATGTCTAGTGATATAATGGCAACGCAAATGTCGACCAAAGGTATAACATTTACTAGAGCCCAAACCGGATGGATTTTTAGAGAGGATAAAAGG gAAATGGTAGGACCTTTTACAGCAGACTTTTATCAAATTAACGGTATGGTATtagaaagtagaaagagacGGGAACATTTGAGCGAAGAAGATTTGCAAAAGAACAAAGCTATAATGGAATCCCTTACAAAAGGAAATTCGCAAGGGTTTGCAAACGAcgaa CCTCCTATGAGAAGAGCATCTTTAAATCCACCCCCAGAGTCGAATATTACATGGGAAGAATATAAACTTGCACCTTCAGGACAATGTCCTCTTTTAGGAAGAAATATGGTTTATAAAGAAAGTAGTAAGCCCTTCAAAGCAACTGTTGCTATGAGCCCAGATTTTCCATTAACAGTAGACATGCTACTCAATGTTTTGGAAGTTGTAGCACCATTTAAGCATTTTAACAAATTGAGACAATTTGTTCTAATGAAATTACCTCCCGGTTTCCCTGTGAAGATCGATATACCTATTTTACCTACCGTTACGGCAAAAATAACTTTTCAAGAGTTTTCCTTTCGTGACGATGTTGATCCAGAATTATTTCAAGTACCGTCGGATTACTTTAAAGATCCTATGAG CAATGAATCGGACTGA
- the LOC124948538 gene encoding uncharacterized protein LOC124948538, with amino-acid sequence MDMERIMNRPFDKLSEQEIETYYPLTIDPIENPGNDDFWSQLNIILLAIMLGLMGTLLTLIGYIIFYMIKVRLRRTKYRKMKQEMDTDKTSEKEKQKINKTKEMLHIIDNSSD; translated from the exons ATGGATATGGAAAGAATTATGAATCGACCATTTGATAAATTAAGCGAACAAGAAATTGAGACATA TTATCCATTAACAATCGATCCAATTGAAAATCCCGGAAACGATGATTTTTGGTCTCAATTAAATATCATCTTATTGGCAATAATGTTAGGTTTAATGGGaactttattaacattaataggatatattattttttatatgatcaaAGTGCGTTTACGTAGAACAAAATACAG aaaaatgaagCAAGAAATGGATACTGATAAAAcgtcggaaaaagaaaaacaaaaaatcaacAAGACAAAAGAGATGCtacatattattgataattcgtctgattaa